The genomic region TACGTTGTATAAGATACTAGtaattctcatttttttttttttttgcatcttGTATCCTCAAGAATCAGTTGTGGACGAAGGTATTTTGGTAGATGAAACAATAGATTTATCATCACCCTAAACCCCAGTGAGACTTCTAAGGAAATTGATACTTCAATGGAAATAGTATTATTGAAATCAATATCAATGGATTTGGAGAAACAATATGAAGCTATATCTCCTCGTAAAGGTAATAGTTAATAATTGTTTGTTTACTCAATACTTTTATTGAATAGCTCAGTAAGTTACTTGTCTTGCTCGATATGTTTTGCGTATACTACATTATTAACTTAGCTCGGAAAATTTATATGATAGCTCATTAAATCATAATTTGTTAATATCGTAAATAgacgttgaacggttatttaatCTAAATGTATtacgtcattgatatattttttcAGGTGCCAACAAATCTTTTTCTTGTGTTGAAGCTGAGCAATCGGAATTGATTGGGTGTATATTTGATTCAGACGTTGATGCTTATGAAGCTTATTCAAAGCCGCTAAGACTCGTGCAGAGAAAGGGGGAGATAGAGCTGGAGTTGTGCCTCCTACTAATAATCATGGTAATAGCCACGTCGATCTTCACGATATTCTGATGTCGTCGTAGGATTATCATTTATAGTTTTTTAAACTTGTAATTTAACTTTGTTGAAACTTATTTAGTAGTAGTTGTAGTCGTTTAATTCAGTGTGTTTGTTTCGTATGGACACAAATTCTATTAGTTTATGGTTGTGATTTAAAAGATGTGTCATAGTCATGGTTTATTGCAATTTAGCGTATTAAATTACCGAGCTCGAAATCTTTCTTACGCAGCTCAAAATCTTTCTTGCGGTCTTGTGGAGCTCGAAAAGTAGTCATGGTTTATGCAATCTAGCGTATAAAATTACAGAGCTCGACATCTTTCTTAAGTAGCTCGAATAGTTACATACGTAGCTCGACATCTTTCTTAAGTAGCTCGAATAGTTACATACGTAGCTCGAAACCTTTCTTACAAAAATTTGTACGTAGTCATGTTTATTTCAATTTAGCGTATAAAATTACAGAGTtcgaaaccttttttttttagcTCTAATAGTTACATACGAAACCTTTCTTGCaaatatttatacatagtcatGGTTATTGCAATTTTTAACGTATAAAATTACAGAGTTCGAAACCTTACTTACGAAGCTCGAAACCTTTCTTTAGGAAATTTGTATATAGTTATTGTTTATTGCAATTTTAGCGTATAGAATTACAGAGCTCGAAACATTTCTTACGAAGCTCAAAACCTTTGTTACGGAGCTCGAAAAGAAAGCCCAAATTGTATCATACAAAACTCGAAATCTTAGAATATGCCCaaaaaatacagtcatgttaTTCCAATCTTGTACCTCGAACATGAAATAGTTATTATCTTAAAAAACAACATACATAGTTACGATCTATAAGAAAATTTCGTATAATAAATCACTTGGAGACTTTTTGAACTAGCTCCTCGACCAAAGAACACGCTTTTGATTTAACTTCATTTCCCACATAGTTGACAATCTCGAAGGCGTATTTGATTCTAAAGTTATGCAGCGACTTGAACTTTCCCTTTGAGTGGGTGATAATTTGTTGATGAGTTTCACTACTTTTGCCGGAGACATCCTTGTCTCCTAGCGAGGAAACATTTCCAGATCATTGTCGTCGTCAGtgtcttcttcttcatcatttttTGATCTTTTCAAAGGTCTAATAAAAAGAATAGACAAACTCAATTACGAAATAAACTAACACAAACCTAGTTTGTAGTATTAAATTGTGAACTCAAAATCTTTGCATGAAAACTCGTAATCTTTACACCATAGCTCTACATCTTTTATGTAATTTCAACATTTttacataataaataaaagaTACTATACATTAAAGCTAATAGCTCAATAAATTGCATGAGAAGAATGCGTGTGACCCGCAAACTCAATATGAGGAGCAAAAGAAACTCGAAGACCGAAACTCACATTAAATTTTAAACTCAAAATCTTTGTATGAAAACTCGTAATCTTTACACAACAGCTCTACATCTTTTATGTAATTGAACATTTTTACATACTAACTAAAAGATACTATATATTAAAACCAATAGGTCAATAAATTGCACAGAAGAATGTGTGTGCCCAACAAACTCAGTATGAGGAGCAAAAGAAATTTGAAGACCGAAACTCAGATTAAATTGTAAACTCAAAATCTTTGTATGAAAACTCGTAATCTTTACACAACAGCTCTACATATTTTATGTAAT from Silene latifolia isolate original U9 population chromosome 3, ASM4854445v1, whole genome shotgun sequence harbors:
- the LOC141646259 gene encoding uncharacterized protein LOC141646259, which gives rise to MDDEVFTMDDSNLSPAIENGVSKEFGMSMEIAAFNQVSMNLERQLDEKSPCQGANKSFSCVEAEQSELIGCIFDSDVDAYEAYSKPLRLVQRKGEIELELCLLLIIMVIATSIFTIF